In Tessaracoccus flavus, the following are encoded in one genomic region:
- a CDS encoding helix-turn-helix transcriptional regulator codes for MLVGRDADLSALAEARRAYREAARVSWIVGADGVGKSALARTAIGPDAITLDLYPDDAHHPLGAVADLTAQLGGSLGKDPAQSLLRALEAAGPTRLLIDDAHWMDTDSQRALWQVARRSARLPVWVVLTSSPDPGPLTERLLLLLSSGERGQIHRLKPLEEAAVAQFLRARVGVPIEGDILRQVMTSTGGYPSLLASLVAQLPSQGHPGGLTGALEALTAQVPDAGLLSHHASRALDGASPSVRYALIGLAQSPELNSDQVAELLAALGLPEVSTATLMETGLVDRSIPGRLRIRHRLAQEAVLDRATVTDRRATHRALAQVLDGVAALEHRTLATEPAERETLSRELDARIRDAQAQGDPDLAYRLSLLALRLEDRFLDDVLLSIVRSGRIARLRDLASHVSNLPSSVTRACALALLDLDKGVFRPAAAQLGHLDPTSITELRELLILAYTAVHITAQAAMQTAPETAVVFDPIVAALREQAQQAPALVGYELTALALALDMTVHHLLNTSLIPEDRIPGLAAMRDSLAGQPGSELLVSSATVMLGILEFAAGRTGRAVASLTSGVAQIPMLHMQASVALIFIRFNAGEWDQADALASRQLGTTLDMLQQPYWHQAFALAALVPACRGESDVVARYLDWQRPDRTVSLADACHRFTESWAHVCQEGVTPELARLVGPLWEQDLIGYIGAFPTVVLLVGSLLAAGHRARAVDARALATRAPYEAVATAYVLAHCDGLLAVHDGRLDEAEAHFTLARQHLDRQVTENPSGGLHLYQALLAEDTAALARRTGRTPGTLLTDLRSAHALLNRCGAVRWAERLNAHVVALGDAPDPEPGPSLLSRLTTREREIALLVAEGLSNREIAERLFVTVRTAEYHVHNALTKTGLRSRVSLREALSSHSP; via the coding sequence GTGCTCGTCGGTCGAGACGCTGACCTGAGTGCCTTGGCGGAGGCGCGGCGCGCCTACCGCGAAGCAGCGCGGGTGTCGTGGATCGTCGGGGCGGACGGGGTCGGCAAGTCGGCCCTGGCGCGGACTGCGATCGGGCCTGATGCGATCACCCTGGATCTGTACCCCGACGACGCACACCATCCGCTGGGTGCCGTCGCTGACCTGACAGCACAACTGGGCGGCTCTCTCGGCAAGGATCCGGCACAGAGTCTGCTCCGCGCCCTCGAGGCGGCCGGCCCAACCCGACTCCTCATCGACGATGCGCACTGGATGGACACCGACTCCCAGCGCGCGCTGTGGCAGGTGGCACGCCGCTCCGCGCGCCTCCCGGTGTGGGTGGTGCTGACCAGCAGCCCGGATCCGGGCCCTCTCACCGAGCGGCTGTTGCTCCTGCTGAGCTCGGGCGAACGCGGCCAGATCCACCGGTTGAAACCGCTGGAGGAGGCGGCGGTGGCGCAGTTCCTGCGGGCACGCGTCGGCGTCCCCATCGAGGGGGACATCCTGCGGCAGGTGATGACCAGCACCGGCGGATACCCCTCCCTCCTCGCCTCTCTCGTGGCCCAACTCCCATCGCAGGGCCACCCCGGCGGGCTGACGGGTGCGCTTGAGGCCCTCACTGCTCAAGTGCCCGACGCCGGACTGCTCTCCCACCATGCCTCCAGAGCCCTCGACGGCGCCTCGCCGTCGGTCCGGTACGCGCTCATCGGACTCGCGCAGAGCCCCGAGCTCAACTCGGACCAGGTGGCCGAACTTCTCGCAGCGTTGGGCCTCCCCGAGGTCAGCACCGCGACCCTCATGGAAACCGGTCTGGTCGATCGCAGCATCCCCGGACGACTGCGGATCAGGCACCGCCTGGCCCAGGAGGCGGTGCTGGATCGCGCCACCGTGACCGATCGGCGGGCGACCCACCGGGCGCTGGCCCAGGTGCTGGATGGAGTGGCGGCCCTGGAGCACCGGACCTTGGCCACAGAGCCGGCCGAGCGGGAGACCCTGTCGCGCGAACTGGATGCCCGGATCCGCGACGCCCAGGCGCAGGGCGACCCCGACCTCGCGTACCGGTTGTCTCTGCTCGCACTGCGACTGGAGGACCGGTTCCTCGACGACGTCCTCCTGTCGATCGTCCGGTCAGGCCGGATTGCGCGCCTGCGCGACCTGGCCTCCCACGTCAGCAACCTGCCGAGCTCGGTGACGCGGGCCTGTGCGCTGGCGTTACTCGATCTGGACAAGGGCGTCTTCCGTCCAGCAGCAGCGCAGCTCGGGCACCTCGACCCCACCTCCATCACGGAGCTTCGCGAACTTCTCATCCTCGCCTACACCGCCGTCCACATCACCGCGCAGGCGGCGATGCAGACCGCGCCCGAGACGGCCGTCGTGTTCGATCCGATCGTCGCAGCGCTCCGGGAGCAGGCACAGCAGGCGCCCGCTCTCGTCGGCTATGAACTCACCGCACTGGCCTTGGCGCTGGACATGACGGTCCATCATCTCCTCAACACCTCCCTGATCCCGGAGGACAGGATCCCCGGGCTTGCCGCCATGCGTGACTCCCTGGCCGGTCAGCCCGGCAGTGAACTGTTGGTGTCGTCCGCAACCGTGATGCTCGGCATCCTGGAATTCGCGGCCGGCCGGACGGGCAGGGCCGTCGCCTCACTCACCTCGGGAGTAGCCCAGATTCCGATGCTTCACATGCAGGCCTCGGTGGCTCTGATCTTCATCAGGTTCAACGCCGGCGAGTGGGATCAGGCGGACGCGCTGGCGTCCCGCCAGCTCGGCACGACGCTCGACATGCTCCAGCAGCCCTACTGGCACCAGGCGTTCGCGCTCGCGGCGCTGGTGCCTGCCTGCCGCGGCGAGTCCGACGTCGTGGCGCGCTACCTCGACTGGCAACGCCCTGACCGGACGGTGAGCCTCGCGGACGCGTGCCACCGGTTCACGGAGAGCTGGGCACACGTGTGCCAGGAGGGCGTCACCCCTGAGCTGGCTCGTCTCGTGGGTCCGCTCTGGGAGCAGGACCTCATCGGCTACATCGGCGCGTTCCCCACCGTCGTCCTGCTGGTCGGCTCGCTGCTCGCCGCTGGACACCGCGCGCGGGCCGTCGACGCTCGCGCCCTGGCGACGCGCGCCCCCTACGAGGCCGTCGCCACCGCCTACGTACTGGCCCACTGCGATGGCCTGTTGGCCGTCCACGACGGGAGGCTGGACGAGGCGGAGGCCCACTTCACCTTGGCCCGGCAGCACCTCGATCGGCAGGTGACCGAGAACCCCTCCGGCGGCCTGCACCTCTATCAGGCATTGCTGGCCGAGGACACTGCCGCACTGGCTCGGCGGACCGGACGGACCCCAGGGACGCTGCTGACCGACCTCAGGTCTGCGCACGCGCTGCTCAACCGCTGCGGCGCTGTGCGGTGGGCCGAACGACTCAACGCCCACGTCGTCGCGCTCGGCGATGCACCCGACCCGGAGCCGGGCCCGTCTCTACTGTCCCGCCTGACCACCCGCGAGCGTGAGATCGCGCTGCTCGTGGCCGAAGGGCTCTCCAACCGGGAGATCGCCGAGCGGCTCTTCGTCACGGTACGGACGGCCGAGTACCACGTGCACAACGCACTGACCAAGACCGGCCTCCGCTCCCGCGTCTCGCTGCGTGAGGCCTTGTCGTCCCACAGCCCATGA
- the fbaA gene encoding class II fructose-bisphosphate aldolase, producing the protein MPVATPEVYAEMLDRAKAGKFAYPAINVSSSQTLHAALQGFAEAGSDGILQVSTGGAEYFSGPTIKDKVTGAAAFAAFAQEVAKNYPITVALHTDHCPKDKLDSFVRPLLALSEERVAKGQLPLFQSHMWDGSAVPMEENLQIADELLARCAAANIILEIEVGVVGGEEDGVAAEINDKLYTTVEDGMRTVEVLGLGEKGRYITALTFGNVHGVYKPGAVKLRPEVLKEIQDAVGQKHGKESPFDLVFHGGSGSTAQEISDAVDYGVIKMNIDTDTQYAFTRPVVEHMFRNYDGVLKIDGEVGNKKMYDPRAWGKAAEAGMAARVVEACQQLRSAGQSLSAK; encoded by the coding sequence ATGCCAGTTGCAACTCCTGAGGTCTATGCCGAGATGCTCGACCGCGCCAAGGCAGGCAAGTTCGCCTACCCGGCCATCAACGTCAGCTCTTCGCAGACGCTCCATGCTGCCCTTCAGGGCTTCGCCGAGGCGGGCTCCGACGGCATCCTCCAGGTTTCGACCGGTGGCGCAGAGTACTTCTCCGGCCCGACCATCAAGGACAAGGTAACCGGTGCTGCCGCGTTCGCCGCGTTCGCCCAGGAGGTCGCGAAGAACTACCCGATCACCGTCGCCCTGCACACCGACCACTGCCCGAAGGACAAGCTGGACAGCTTCGTCCGTCCGCTGCTGGCTCTCTCCGAGGAGCGCGTCGCCAAGGGTCAGCTTCCGCTGTTCCAGTCCCACATGTGGGACGGCTCCGCGGTGCCGATGGAGGAGAACCTCCAGATCGCTGACGAGCTCCTCGCCCGTTGCGCGGCTGCCAACATCATCCTCGAGATCGAGGTCGGCGTCGTCGGTGGCGAAGAGGACGGCGTCGCGGCCGAGATCAACGACAAGCTCTACACCACCGTCGAGGACGGCATGCGCACCGTCGAGGTGCTGGGTCTTGGCGAGAAGGGCCGCTACATCACGGCTCTGACCTTCGGCAACGTGCACGGCGTGTACAAGCCGGGCGCTGTCAAGCTCCGTCCCGAGGTCCTCAAGGAGATCCAGGACGCCGTCGGCCAGAAGCACGGCAAGGAGTCGCCGTTCGATCTCGTCTTCCACGGCGGCTCGGGCTCGACAGCGCAGGAGATCTCCGACGCGGTCGACTACGGCGTCATCAAGATGAACATCGACACCGACACGCAGTACGCGTTCACCCGCCCGGTCGTCGAGCACATGTTCCGTAACTACGACGGCGTGCTCAAGATCGACGGCGAGGTCGGCAACAAGAAGATGTACGACCCGCGCGCCTGGGGCAAGGCGGCGGAGGCCGGCATGGCCGCCCGCGTCGTCGAGGCCTGCCAGCAGCTGCGTTCGGCAGGGCAGTCGCTCAGCGCCAAGTGA
- a CDS encoding TrmH family RNA methyltransferase, whose amino-acid sequence MSEDPTAPTVGVGPHPLPWPTGDHLDPELLAEGDRRNVVDRYRYWKLEAIVDDLDRTRVPLHVAIQNWEHDFNIGSMVRTANAFNVAAVHIVGKKRWNRRGAMVTDRYLHVVHHDDEASLFEHLERLGVTPVGVDNFEGSVPLEAERLPERCCLIFGSEGPGLTDDMVAGCDRLVAITQRGSTRSMNAGAAAAIAMYHWSLQHTGASVPER is encoded by the coding sequence GTGAGCGAGGACCCTACGGCGCCGACGGTCGGGGTGGGTCCGCACCCCCTCCCGTGGCCGACCGGTGACCACCTCGACCCTGAGCTGCTGGCTGAGGGCGACCGCCGAAACGTCGTCGACAGGTACCGCTACTGGAAGCTCGAGGCCATCGTCGACGATCTGGACCGGACGCGGGTACCCCTGCACGTGGCGATTCAGAACTGGGAGCACGACTTCAACATCGGATCGATGGTCCGCACGGCCAACGCGTTCAATGTGGCGGCCGTGCACATAGTCGGAAAGAAGAGGTGGAACCGGCGCGGCGCCATGGTGACGGACCGTTACCTCCACGTCGTCCATCACGACGACGAGGCCAGTTTGTTCGAGCATCTGGAGCGCCTCGGCGTGACGCCCGTGGGAGTCGACAACTTTGAGGGCTCGGTCCCACTCGAGGCCGAGCGGTTGCCGGAGCGGTGCTGCCTGATCTTCGGTTCGGAGGGGCCCGGCCTGACCGACGATATGGTCGCCGGGTGCGACCGCCTGGTCGCCATCACCCAGCGCGGTTCCACCCGGTCGATGAACGCCGGCGCGGCCGCAGCGATCGCCATGTACCACTGGTCGCTGCAGCACACCGGCGCGAGCGTGCCCGAGCGCTAG
- a CDS encoding CNNM domain-containing protein, with amino-acid sequence MIPLAMGGLAVTAWTVIIIALSAFFVAVEFALMAAKQHRLEERATTAAGRAALKNSHELTLLLAGSQLGITVCTLALGAITKPAVHHAITPWLERLGLPLGVADVVSFVLALIVVTFLHLVVGEMAPKSWAIAHPEDSSVLLAIPMRMFMFLARPVLKAMNASANWLVRKAGATPVDGLSASQDAAGLRQLVEHSANVGALDVRYRASLTSVLTLRDQKVRDLLPEGQELAAVGPDGTLADVQSVTRQHGHLRVLVRDGGTTVGVVHVRDTLSEPDLSRPAVELARPPVFVPAERGLAAVLAEIRQARTQIAVVTDGDREIGVITLADVLPGLMPSAIVETGLTATAPEVAPGRV; translated from the coding sequence GTGATTCCGCTCGCCATGGGCGGCCTTGCCGTCACTGCCTGGACCGTCATCATCATCGCGCTCAGCGCCTTCTTCGTTGCCGTCGAGTTCGCCCTCATGGCCGCCAAGCAGCACCGCCTGGAGGAGCGAGCCACCACCGCCGCGGGGCGGGCGGCGCTCAAGAACTCCCACGAGCTCACCCTGCTGCTGGCCGGGTCCCAGCTGGGGATCACCGTGTGCACGCTGGCGTTGGGAGCCATCACCAAGCCGGCGGTCCACCACGCGATCACCCCGTGGCTGGAGCGACTGGGGCTCCCGCTGGGTGTGGCCGACGTGGTCAGCTTCGTGCTGGCGCTCATCGTCGTCACCTTCCTCCACCTCGTGGTCGGAGAGATGGCGCCGAAGTCGTGGGCCATCGCCCACCCGGAGGACTCGTCGGTGCTGCTGGCCATCCCGATGCGGATGTTCATGTTCCTGGCGCGCCCGGTGCTCAAAGCGATGAACGCCTCGGCCAACTGGCTGGTCCGGAAGGCCGGAGCCACCCCAGTGGACGGTCTGTCCGCCAGCCAGGACGCCGCCGGGCTGCGGCAGTTGGTCGAGCACTCCGCCAACGTCGGGGCCCTCGACGTGCGCTACCGCGCCTCGCTCACCTCGGTGCTGACGCTTCGCGACCAGAAGGTTCGCGATCTGCTGCCTGAGGGCCAGGAACTCGCGGCCGTCGGGCCCGATGGGACGCTTGCCGATGTGCAGTCGGTGACCCGCCAGCACGGGCACCTGCGCGTGCTCGTGCGGGACGGCGGCACCACCGTCGGCGTCGTGCACGTCCGCGACACGCTGAGCGAACCGGACCTCTCGCGCCCGGCCGTCGAATTGGCCCGACCGCCGGTCTTCGTGCCCGCCGAGCGCGGACTGGCCGCAGTGCTGGCGGAGATCCGCCAGGCCCGCACGCAGATCGCGGTGGTGACCGATGGCGATCGGGAGATCGGTGTCATCACGCTGGCGGACGTGCTGCCTGGGCTCATGCCGTCGGCGATCGTCGAGACGGGGCTGACCGCCACGGCGCCTGAAGTGGCACCGGGGCGGGTGTGA
- a CDS encoding hemolysin family protein, whose protein sequence is MTPVVSLLVGIVVVLGITAATGYFVAQEFAYMAVDRSQLGSRAKAGDKKASNTLEITRRTSFMLSGAQLGITVTGLLVGYVAEPLIGQAIGSLISGGALTAVSVAIGGFIAIALSTIIQMLFGELFPKNYAIARSARVADALTPSTRLYLKLFGPLIWVFDRSAELLLRALKIEPVHDVESAASADDLERVVAASRDSGTLSPELAAIVDRVIDFPRRDAEHAMVPRVQVDVVHDDTPIGEVRTLMATGHTRYPVLDERGDAIGLVQMVDVLDRPVNDPAPVSAIMRDAVRVSEFTDLPTTEQLLRQSGQELACVVDEFGSFVGIVTLEDLAEEIVGELTDEHDPDDPGYLPQEGDGIWVMPGDVHVDEVERAIGLKLPQGDYETIAGLVIHAVGDLPDVGAVIDLTLEPNVAQLALDDDAPSRHVEIEVLAVERHVPSRVRVSLPEGDNA, encoded by the coding sequence ATGACGCCCGTCGTATCTCTGCTTGTCGGAATCGTGGTGGTGCTCGGTATCACCGCAGCCACCGGCTACTTCGTAGCCCAGGAGTTCGCCTACATGGCCGTCGACCGGTCCCAGCTCGGGAGCCGGGCGAAGGCCGGTGACAAGAAGGCCTCCAACACTCTGGAGATCACCCGCCGCACCTCGTTCATGCTGTCCGGGGCCCAGCTCGGCATCACCGTCACCGGCCTGCTGGTCGGCTACGTCGCCGAGCCGCTCATCGGCCAGGCCATCGGCTCGCTCATCTCCGGCGGGGCTCTCACGGCCGTGTCCGTGGCGATCGGCGGGTTCATCGCGATCGCCCTGTCGACCATCATCCAGATGCTGTTCGGCGAGCTCTTCCCCAAGAACTACGCGATCGCGCGCTCGGCGCGGGTGGCCGACGCCCTCACGCCGTCGACGAGGTTGTACCTCAAGCTCTTCGGACCGCTGATCTGGGTCTTCGACAGGTCCGCCGAGCTGCTGCTCCGGGCTCTCAAGATCGAGCCCGTCCACGACGTCGAGTCCGCGGCCTCGGCGGACGACCTCGAACGCGTCGTCGCCGCCTCCCGCGACTCGGGCACGCTCTCCCCGGAACTCGCCGCCATCGTCGATCGCGTCATTGACTTTCCGCGGCGCGATGCCGAGCACGCCATGGTGCCGCGGGTGCAGGTCGACGTGGTCCACGACGACACGCCGATCGGCGAGGTCCGCACCCTGATGGCCACGGGCCACACCCGTTACCCGGTGCTCGACGAGCGCGGCGACGCCATCGGACTCGTGCAGATGGTCGACGTCCTGGACCGGCCGGTCAACGACCCGGCGCCGGTCAGCGCCATCATGCGCGACGCCGTACGCGTCTCGGAGTTCACCGACCTCCCGACGACCGAACAGTTGCTCCGCCAGTCCGGACAGGAGTTGGCCTGCGTGGTCGACGAGTTCGGGTCCTTCGTCGGGATCGTCACGCTGGAGGACCTTGCGGAGGAGATCGTCGGGGAACTGACCGACGAGCACGACCCCGACGACCCCGGCTATCTCCCTCAGGAGGGCGACGGCATCTGGGTCATGCCCGGCGACGTGCACGTCGACGAGGTGGAGCGGGCCATCGGCTTGAAGCTGCCGCAGGGAGACTACGAGACGATCGCCGGGCTGGTCATCCACGCCGTCGGTGACCTGCCCGACGTCGGCGCCGTCATCGACCTGACCCTGGAGCCGAACGTGGCCCAGCTCGCCCTGGACGACGACGCGCCTTCGCGGCACGTCGAGATCGAAGTCCTGGCTGTCGAGCGGCACGTGCCCTCACGGGTCCGGGTCAGCCTCCCCGAAGGAGACAACGCGTGA
- a CDS encoding GyrI-like domain-containing protein gives MKFDVKKDRKDLYQPRAGEIVEADVPLMRFLAIDGHGDPNSAPAYESGLQALYSTAYAIKFAFRDRTGDDFVVGPLEGLWYADDPAVFASGEKSEWKWTIMLPLPDAVVDADATAGFGSAAAKKPDLPIAELRIQELREGRCLQVMHTGAYADEGPVIARLHARMEAAGLTWNGPHHEIYLSDPRRVAPDKLRTVLRQPVRPV, from the coding sequence ATGAAGTTCGACGTCAAGAAGGACCGCAAGGATCTCTACCAGCCGCGGGCGGGCGAGATCGTCGAGGCCGACGTGCCGCTCATGCGGTTCCTTGCGATCGACGGCCACGGCGACCCCAACTCGGCGCCGGCCTACGAAAGCGGGCTACAAGCCCTCTATTCCACCGCCTACGCGATCAAATTCGCCTTCCGGGATCGCACGGGCGACGACTTCGTCGTCGGGCCGCTGGAAGGTCTCTGGTACGCCGACGACCCGGCGGTCTTCGCGTCCGGCGAGAAGAGCGAGTGGAAGTGGACCATCATGCTGCCTCTCCCCGACGCCGTCGTCGACGCGGACGCCACCGCCGGGTTCGGGTCGGCCGCTGCGAAGAAGCCGGACCTGCCGATCGCGGAGCTGCGGATCCAGGAGTTGCGGGAGGGGCGTTGCCTCCAGGTCATGCACACAGGCGCCTACGCCGACGAGGGACCGGTCATCGCGCGCCTCCACGCTCGGATGGAGGCAGCGGGTCTTACCTGGAACGGCCCTCACCACGAGATCTACCTGAGTGACCCTCGTCGCGTAGCCCCGGACAAGCTGAGGACGGTCCTGCGGCAGCCTGTTCGTCCCGTGTGA
- a CDS encoding YceI family protein: MQLNELNGTYVLDPTHTTLSFVTRHAMVTKVRGSFEEFEGQAVIDAANPQATTLEVKINPASVNTRNEDRDNHVRSADFFDVEKYPTWTFVGTSYAVQGDTVEVTGDLTIKDITRSITIPLEYQGSAKDPFGNDRVGFEGSVQVNRSDFGLTWNAALETGGFLVSDKITLEFEISAIKQA, encoded by the coding sequence ATGCAGCTCAACGAACTCAACGGCACCTACGTGCTCGACCCCACCCACACCACCCTCTCCTTCGTGACCCGCCACGCCATGGTCACCAAGGTTCGCGGCTCCTTCGAGGAGTTCGAGGGGCAGGCCGTCATCGACGCCGCCAACCCGCAGGCCACCACCCTCGAGGTGAAGATCAACCCGGCCTCGGTCAACACCCGCAACGAGGACCGCGACAACCACGTGCGCTCCGCCGACTTCTTCGACGTCGAGAAGTACCCGACCTGGACCTTCGTCGGCACCAGCTACGCCGTTCAGGGCGACACCGTCGAGGTGACGGGCGACCTGACCATCAAGGACATCACGCGCTCGATCACCATCCCGCTCGAGTACCAGGGCTCGGCCAAGGACCCCTTCGGCAACGACCGGGTGGGCTTCGAGGGCTCGGTGCAGGTGAACCGCTCCGACTTCGGCCTCACCTGGAACGCCGCGCTGGAGACCGGCGGCTTCCTCGTCTCCGACAAGATCACGCTCGAGTTCGAGATCTCGGCCATCAAGCAGGCCTGA
- a CDS encoding LemA family protein has product MPPWLIVIIVLLVIALAVVGWGVATYNGFVRSRNLIQESWRQIDVELNRRYELIPNLVETVRGYAAHERNTLEQITALRNNARALAGQSGGQPTEQRAAVEQELTQAVHNLLVSVEAYPDLKSNTNFIELQRELTDTEDRIAAARRFYNANVRDYNTRIESVPSNVIANFANFEKATYFEVNDPMVRQAPDVNFGEISQRPAGAPEQQQIDAPRQGEFQQPYQAPQQQPAPQQQPAPQQQPATPPQQQNQQGGYQPPFTS; this is encoded by the coding sequence ATGCCCCCATGGCTGATTGTGATCATCGTCCTGCTCGTCATCGCTCTCGCGGTGGTCGGCTGGGGCGTCGCCACCTACAACGGCTTCGTGCGCAGCCGTAACCTCATCCAGGAGTCCTGGCGGCAGATCGACGTGGAGTTGAACCGTCGCTACGAGCTGATCCCCAACCTGGTCGAGACCGTCCGCGGCTACGCGGCCCACGAGCGGAACACCCTTGAGCAGATCACGGCGCTGCGCAACAACGCCAGGGCGCTCGCCGGGCAGTCCGGCGGCCAGCCCACCGAGCAGCGCGCCGCCGTCGAGCAGGAGCTGACGCAGGCGGTGCACAACCTGCTGGTGTCAGTGGAGGCCTACCCGGATCTGAAGTCCAACACGAACTTCATCGAGCTGCAGCGCGAGCTGACCGATACCGAGGACCGGATCGCGGCCGCCCGCCGGTTCTACAACGCCAACGTGCGCGACTACAACACGCGCATCGAGTCGGTGCCCAGCAACGTGATCGCGAACTTCGCCAACTTCGAGAAGGCGACGTACTTCGAGGTCAACGATCCGATGGTTCGCCAGGCCCCCGACGTCAACTTCGGGGAGATCTCGCAGCGCCCCGCGGGGGCCCCTGAGCAGCAGCAGATCGACGCCCCCCGTCAGGGCGAGTTCCAGCAGCCGTACCAGGCGCCGCAGCAGCAGCCGGCGCCGCAGCAGCAGCCGGCACCGCAGCAGCAGCCGGCCACCCCTCCCCAGCAGCAGAATCAGCAGGGCGGCTACCAGCCGCCGTTCACCAGCTGA
- the pyrE gene encoding orotate phosphoribosyltransferase: protein MTDRTELIEHIKHLAVVHGRVTLASGKEADYYVDMRRVTLDGAASPLVGRVMNDLVSDLEFDAVGGLTLGADPVATAMLHARAAAGGRLDAFVVRKQSKAHGLQRQIEGTEVSGRRVLVVEDTSTTGGSALTAVEAVREAGGEVVAVAVVVDRGTGAAERIAEAGLEYRYAVGLADLGL from the coding sequence ATGACAGATCGCACCGAGCTCATCGAGCACATCAAGCACCTCGCCGTCGTCCACGGCAGGGTGACCCTGGCCTCGGGCAAGGAGGCGGATTACTACGTGGACATGCGCCGCGTCACCCTCGACGGCGCGGCGTCACCGCTCGTCGGACGGGTGATGAACGACCTGGTCTCCGACCTGGAGTTCGACGCCGTCGGGGGGCTCACCCTGGGCGCAGACCCGGTGGCGACCGCGATGCTGCACGCACGTGCCGCGGCGGGCGGCCGGCTGGACGCTTTCGTCGTGCGCAAGCAGAGCAAGGCACACGGGCTGCAGCGCCAGATCGAAGGCACCGAGGTGTCGGGCCGTCGCGTGCTGGTGGTCGAGGATACGTCCACGACGGGCGGGTCCGCCCTGACCGCCGTCGAGGCGGTGCGCGAAGCCGGGGGAGAGGTGGTCGCGGTCGCTGTGGTGGTGGATCGAGGCACCGGCGCGGCCGAGCGTATTGCTGAGGCAGGGCTCGAGTACCGCTACGCCGTCGGATTGGCTGACCTGGGGTTGTAG
- a CDS encoding sortase, which yields MKARRAAQTEGISPLAVLGAVVLVVLLIAGGWAAWQFWGANLVAADDAAESVVSLRDGWSASPAVPDPDADPEAPPAVSQPAMGEPAWVLRIPRLNLEWPIVAGVDEADLRNGVGWYPSTALPGQAGNFALAGRRTTEGAPFRDLLTLGEGDEVIVETRAAVFTYTITAAPAALTVARSESWVLDPVPGHTDVVPTRALITLTTEEDLAPSDDISVGFGTLTMTETK from the coding sequence GTGAAAGCCAGACGCGCCGCACAGACAGAGGGCATCTCCCCGCTGGCGGTCCTGGGCGCTGTCGTGCTGGTGGTGCTGCTGATCGCCGGTGGCTGGGCGGCCTGGCAGTTCTGGGGGGCCAACCTGGTCGCGGCTGACGACGCGGCCGAGAGCGTGGTGTCGTTGCGCGACGGCTGGTCGGCCTCTCCGGCCGTGCCCGACCCGGACGCCGACCCCGAGGCGCCCCCCGCGGTCAGCCAACCGGCGATGGGCGAGCCGGCGTGGGTGCTGCGGATCCCTCGGTTGAATCTTGAGTGGCCGATCGTCGCGGGCGTCGACGAGGCGGACCTGCGCAACGGCGTCGGCTGGTACCCGTCGACGGCGCTGCCGGGGCAGGCTGGCAACTTCGCCCTGGCCGGGCGGCGCACGACCGAGGGCGCGCCCTTCCGCGATCTGCTGACGCTCGGCGAAGGGGACGAGGTGATCGTCGAGACCAGGGCCGCGGTATTCACCTACACGATCACAGCCGCCCCCGCCGCGTTGACCGTCGCCCGCTCCGAGAGCTGGGTGCTCGACCCCGTGCCAGGCCACACTGACGTCGTGCCCACCCGGGCGCTCATCACCTTGACCACCGAAGAAGACCTTGCGCCGTCCGACGACATCTCCGTCGGGTTCGGCACGCTGACCATGACGGAGACGAAATGA